A stretch of the Halomonas sp. CH40 genome encodes the following:
- a CDS encoding HDOD domain-containing protein, with product MDKTAESGYSVAIQPICDRQFHHVADELLYRASPGADSVRIDDPLLATARACATAFYEVGLQALVGERCLFFNATAEWVANPDIMPLPTQRLVAEIPLHLLSEQDILARLETLRAQGYRICIDDTLLLSDGDGVLQAADFLKVDIRREDAKDWPARYRRSGLQLIATFVESRAQLKQARLAGFDLFQGYVFSPPNHVQPLNRRRSSNPAAEMQLLAELALTEPDHARLESLLAQHPHLCNLVFRQLNSAAHANLVRPISSLREAIQLLGTQRLTSMAAALSLSRNDPVQSLQLRQVVIRAGVCRQVAQRLKDVDESTAFTLGLLSLIGQVEGESMQSLIGSIPLADEVKQALLTREGSLGKLLLLVERFERGELGQLSAKIIALLNEDYLAAVAWAETLLSETR from the coding sequence TTGGATAAGACCGCTGAATCCGGTTACAGCGTAGCGATTCAGCCTATCTGCGACAGACAGTTTCACCATGTGGCAGATGAGCTTTTATATCGCGCGTCTCCGGGGGCAGATAGCGTCCGGATTGACGACCCGCTGCTGGCAACGGCCAGAGCCTGTGCCACGGCCTTCTACGAAGTGGGCCTGCAGGCGCTGGTCGGTGAGCGCTGCCTGTTTTTCAATGCCACCGCTGAGTGGGTTGCCAACCCGGATATCATGCCTTTGCCCACTCAGCGCCTGGTGGCGGAAATTCCGCTCCATCTGCTGAGTGAGCAGGACATACTGGCGCGTCTTGAAACGCTGCGCGCGCAAGGCTATCGCATCTGTATTGATGACACCTTGCTGCTCAGCGACGGTGATGGGGTGCTGCAGGCGGCTGATTTTCTCAAGGTTGATATCCGCCGTGAGGACGCGAAGGATTGGCCAGCCCGCTACCGCCGTAGCGGCTTGCAGCTGATAGCCACCTTCGTGGAAAGCCGTGCCCAGTTGAAGCAGGCGCGCCTGGCAGGCTTTGATCTGTTTCAGGGCTATGTATTTTCACCGCCCAACCATGTGCAGCCGCTTAACCGTCGGCGCTCCAGCAACCCCGCGGCAGAAATGCAGTTGCTGGCGGAACTGGCCCTGACCGAACCGGATCACGCCCGGCTTGAAAGCCTGCTGGCCCAGCACCCGCATTTATGCAATCTGGTGTTTCGTCAGCTGAATTCCGCCGCTCATGCCAACCTGGTGCGGCCGATCAGCAGCCTGCGCGAAGCCATCCAGCTGCTTGGCACCCAGCGTTTGACCTCCATGGCCGCAGCACTATCGCTGTCGCGCAACGACCCGGTGCAGAGCCTTCAGCTCAGGCAAGTGGTGATTCGCGCTGGGGTCTGTCGTCAGGTTGCCCAACGCCTGAAAGATGTTGACGAGAGTACCGCCTTTACTCTCGGGCTGCTGTCGCTGATTGGGCAGGTAGAAGGTGAAAGCATGCAGTCGCTGATCGGGTCGATTCCTCTGGCAGACGAGGTTAAACAGGCACTTCTCACCCGTGAAGGCAGCCTGGGAAAACTGCTTTTACTGGTGGAGCGTTTTGAACGTGGAGAGCTTGGCCAGCTCAGCGCCAAGATCATCGCCCTGCTGAATGAAGACTACCTGGCCGCCGTTGCCTGGGCCGAAACGCTGCTGAGTGAGACGCGTTAG
- a CDS encoding response regulator: protein MLFLASMTLGGIALYKHQASDKRLLEDALWASYQLDRELQDVRIALLKATPDSLAELTLAYDILYSRLRVIERGQVAELIHRVELRGHSIDTMLADIKAVDGTMQALTPESLPAQRETLDQLFAEIQEATGALAVRTNLYFAGQRQRDREALYTLIRSSLVLVALTMLAGLILLFQLRHQRLSLESRQRALSETNAQLKKAKQQAEKASQAKSDFMAVVSHEVRTPLNGIVGLTDLLEEEVVRTEKGRDYLNTLRASTEALSTVINDILDYSRIAAGKLALAPRPFSLDKCLHTLCYSYRLRAENTSVMFYCDRPEELGVVVADPDRLRQVLMNLLNNAFKFTDEGSVALDVIAQHHADQLRVFFSITDTGCGMTEEQQSKLFQPFSQVDSSLSRRRQGTGLGLVISQQLVEAMGGHIELQSKPNGGSRFSFQLTFKTAEPMAPVAPSEPEAPSLCANILVVEDNPVNQMLARKQLTKLGHAVSVVENGQEALDILAIQHFDLVLMDMQMPVMDGTEATRQLRARGETLPILAMTANAMPEDALRCLDSGMQAVITKPVKVTELRNTINHYLTVARS from the coding sequence GTGCTTTTTCTTGCCTCCATGACCTTGGGAGGTATCGCTCTATACAAGCACCAGGCCTCGGACAAGCGCCTGCTGGAAGACGCCTTGTGGGCTTCCTATCAGCTTGATCGTGAACTGCAGGATGTACGCATTGCCTTGCTCAAGGCGACCCCGGACTCCTTGGCAGAGCTAACGCTTGCCTACGATATCCTCTACAGCCGCTTGAGGGTTATAGAGCGAGGGCAAGTGGCCGAGCTGATACACAGGGTCGAATTGCGCGGGCATAGCATTGATACCATGCTGGCCGATATCAAGGCGGTGGATGGAACGATGCAAGCGCTGACGCCGGAATCCCTGCCTGCACAGCGCGAAACGCTTGATCAACTGTTCGCTGAAATACAGGAGGCGACGGGTGCCTTGGCGGTACGTACCAATCTGTATTTTGCCGGCCAGCGCCAACGTGACCGCGAAGCCCTGTATACCCTGATACGTTCATCGCTGGTGCTGGTGGCTTTGACCATGCTGGCGGGTTTGATTCTGCTCTTTCAGCTGCGCCATCAGCGGCTATCGTTGGAGTCGCGTCAGCGGGCGCTGAGCGAAACCAATGCTCAGCTGAAAAAAGCCAAACAGCAGGCTGAAAAAGCCAGCCAGGCCAAATCTGATTTCATGGCCGTGGTCAGTCATGAAGTGCGCACGCCGCTGAATGGCATTGTCGGCCTGACCGACCTGCTCGAAGAAGAGGTGGTACGCACTGAGAAAGGCCGCGACTACCTGAACACCCTGCGCGCCAGCACTGAAGCGCTTTCTACCGTGATCAACGATATTCTCGATTATTCACGTATTGCCGCTGGTAAGCTGGCATTGGCGCCGCGGCCGTTCTCGTTGGACAAGTGTTTGCATACGCTTTGCTACAGCTACCGGCTGCGTGCTGAAAACACCTCGGTGATGTTTTACTGCGACCGGCCTGAAGAGCTGGGGGTCGTTGTCGCCGACCCGGACCGTTTGCGCCAGGTGCTGATGAACCTGCTCAACAACGCTTTCAAGTTTACTGATGAAGGCAGCGTGGCGCTGGATGTGATTGCCCAGCATCACGCAGATCAGCTGCGCGTTTTCTTCAGCATTACCGATACCGGCTGCGGCATGACTGAAGAGCAGCAGTCCAAGTTGTTCCAACCATTTTCACAGGTAGACAGCTCATTATCCCGGCGCCGCCAAGGCACAGGATTGGGGCTGGTGATCAGCCAGCAGTTGGTCGAAGCCATGGGCGGCCATATCGAGCTGCAAAGCAAACCAAATGGCGGCAGCCGGTTTTCCTTCCAGCTAACCTTTAAAACCGCCGAGCCCATGGCGCCTGTCGCTCCTAGCGAGCCGGAAGCCCCCAGCCTGTGTGCCAACATACTGGTTGTGGAAGATAACCCGGTTAACCAGATGTTGGCGCGCAAGCAGCTCACCAAGCTTGGCCACGCCGTTAGCGTGGTGGAGAACGGCCAGGAAGCGCTCGATATCCTGGCGATCCAACACTTTGACCTGGTACTGATGGATATGCAGATGCCGGTGATGGATGGCACCGAAGCCACCCGGCAGCTGCGCGCACGGGGTGAAACCCTGCCGATACTGGCAATGACCGCCAACGCCATGCCGGAAGATGCCTTGCGCTGCCTTGATTCGGGGATGCAGGCGGTGATCACCAAACCCGTCAAGGTCACTGAGCTGCGCAATACCATTAACCATTACCTGACGGTTGCAAGATCGTAA
- a CDS encoding molybdopterin-dependent oxidoreductase yields the protein MSFLRPFQRTALCMLYSAAVWAAMVSTSSALEAPTGQAVLTVSGDIGATNQGERAVFDHAMFSELGMHTTVTATPWHDETITFSGPLARSVLEAVDAQGDSVIAIALNDYEAEIPVADFYEYDVILATHANGEPMSVREHGPVFVIYPFDSDADLHQEIIYSRSVWQVNRLLVP from the coding sequence ATGTCTTTTTTACGGCCTTTCCAGCGCACCGCGCTATGCATGCTGTATAGCGCTGCCGTGTGGGCAGCTATGGTATCGACCAGTAGCGCGCTGGAGGCGCCCACCGGCCAGGCGGTACTCACCGTCAGCGGTGATATCGGTGCAACCAATCAGGGCGAACGGGCGGTGTTTGACCATGCGATGTTCTCTGAACTGGGCATGCACACCACGGTGACGGCAACACCCTGGCATGATGAAACCATTACCTTTAGTGGCCCGCTGGCAAGGTCAGTGCTTGAAGCCGTTGATGCTCAGGGCGATAGCGTGATTGCGATTGCCCTGAATGATTACGAAGCGGAAATTCCGGTAGCAGATTTCTATGAATACGACGTTATTCTGGCCACCCATGCCAATGGCGAGCCGATGAGCGTACGCGAACATGGTCCGGTCTTTGTTATTTACCCTTTCGACAGTGACGCTGACCTGCACCAGGAAATCATCTACTCGCGCTCTGTCTGGCAGGTCAATCGGTTGCTGGTGCCCTGA
- a CDS encoding response regulator has product MASTRGEQQVGNGVNKLAETELLYEISLSIGQSLNLAPMLTQSVGTMVRALNCVSASVLQFTAPSSPEPGQRLMAGMAEQERLSWNYALCIPRTLNKRPEHQAFIASLQLPENRQQLADFSASLPLRIVNLNGEGERYVFALPEFGVLLLHRKGEGFSHSLLMSLAKLMEKLAVAARACLYESELQHQIEQARAANMAKSQFLANMSHEIRTPMNGVMGMLELVLETSLEKEQQEYLNLARVSAEHLLEIINLLLDISKIEANKLDLRLESTDLYHYLGQVIKAQAPRAMVKNVKLFYHLDDALPRYVWLDPVRFQQVLNNLLGNALKFTDRGHVRLDVKLTPQALAEHPDQLAWLTFSVTDTGIGIPDGQVDSIFEAFEQVDSKANRRFEGTGLGLAITRQLVELMGGSISATSQLGQGTCVTFDVPLTLSQPPAKAMQATFDAQRHRVLFVEDEPVDRDVFSAMMKALGVEFELCSSGPEALFRLRHAQDDDRPFSMVLVDVHMPGMSGYELAAKLLDESLVAPSALYLATSSALAGDTQRCTELGIPGYLTKPLTLGDLQQVLAESDAQTRAGLPPMKKDAGHEPQVPLDVLLVEDNRINQKLALKLLDKLNAKCELALNGQEAVAKVRDSRFDIILMDIMMPVMDGVQATYAIREFERLNDLPQTPIIALTANAMKGDQERYLADGMQGYVTKPINFQRLKSEILRVYQPRAERLPLAASDAMTLDDFLALAEPSADPDSPKPSSHRSADTKSSGPNSV; this is encoded by the coding sequence ATGGCATCAACACGTGGAGAACAACAGGTTGGAAACGGCGTGAACAAGCTGGCAGAAACCGAACTACTGTATGAGATTTCTTTGTCGATCGGACAAAGCCTGAACCTTGCGCCCATGCTGACCCAAAGCGTGGGCACCATGGTGCGTGCGCTGAACTGTGTCAGTGCCAGTGTACTGCAGTTCACAGCGCCCTCTTCACCAGAGCCAGGTCAAAGGCTGATGGCGGGCATGGCCGAGCAGGAGCGGCTGAGCTGGAATTATGCGCTATGCATTCCCCGCACGCTCAATAAGCGCCCTGAACATCAAGCGTTTATTGCTAGCCTGCAATTGCCTGAAAACCGCCAGCAACTGGCTGATTTTTCGGCCAGCCTGCCACTGCGTATTGTTAACCTTAACGGGGAGGGCGAGCGCTACGTGTTCGCATTGCCGGAATTTGGGGTACTGCTGCTACATCGCAAAGGTGAAGGGTTTTCACACAGCCTGCTGATGTCGCTTGCCAAGCTGATGGAAAAACTCGCCGTTGCCGCCCGTGCCTGCCTGTATGAAAGCGAGTTGCAGCATCAGATTGAGCAGGCCAGGGCCGCCAACATGGCCAAAAGCCAGTTTCTGGCCAACATGAGCCATGAAATCCGCACGCCGATGAACGGCGTTATGGGCATGCTGGAGCTGGTGCTGGAAACGTCACTGGAAAAAGAGCAGCAGGAATACCTGAATCTGGCCCGGGTTAGCGCCGAGCATCTATTGGAAATCATCAACTTGCTGCTGGATATTTCCAAGATCGAAGCCAACAAGCTGGATCTGCGCCTTGAGAGCACCGATCTCTACCACTATTTGGGGCAGGTGATTAAAGCGCAGGCACCCAGAGCCATGGTCAAGAACGTCAAGCTGTTCTACCACCTCGACGACGCCTTGCCGCGCTACGTATGGTTAGACCCGGTGCGCTTCCAGCAAGTGCTGAACAATCTGCTGGGTAATGCGCTCAAGTTTACTGATAGGGGCCATGTTCGCCTGGATGTGAAGCTGACACCTCAAGCGCTGGCGGAACACCCGGATCAGCTTGCCTGGCTGACGTTCAGTGTGACAGATACCGGCATTGGCATTCCTGACGGGCAGGTGGACAGCATCTTTGAAGCCTTTGAACAGGTTGACAGCAAGGCCAATCGGCGTTTTGAAGGCACCGGCCTTGGGTTAGCCATTACCCGCCAGTTGGTGGAGCTGATGGGCGGCAGTATTTCTGCCACCAGCCAGCTGGGGCAGGGCACCTGTGTGACCTTTGATGTTCCCTTGACGCTGTCGCAGCCACCCGCGAAGGCCATGCAGGCCACCTTTGATGCGCAGCGCCACCGGGTGCTGTTTGTGGAAGATGAACCGGTGGACCGTGATGTCTTCAGCGCCATGATGAAGGCGCTGGGTGTGGAGTTTGAGCTTTGCAGCAGCGGCCCGGAAGCCTTGTTCCGCCTGCGCCATGCTCAGGATGACGACCGCCCGTTCAGCATGGTACTGGTGGATGTACATATGCCGGGGATGAGTGGCTATGAACTGGCCGCCAAGCTGCTTGATGAATCCCTGGTGGCGCCATCAGCCCTGTATCTGGCGACCTCTTCAGCCCTGGCAGGTGATACCCAGCGCTGCACGGAGTTGGGTATCCCAGGGTATCTGACCAAGCCGCTGACGCTTGGAGACCTTCAGCAGGTGCTGGCCGAGAGCGATGCCCAGACCCGTGCAGGGTTACCCCCGATGAAAAAGGATGCAGGACATGAACCGCAGGTGCCACTGGATGTTTTGCTGGTGGAAGACAATCGGATCAATCAGAAACTGGCTCTCAAACTGCTGGATAAACTCAACGCAAAGTGCGAACTGGCTCTGAATGGGCAGGAAGCGGTGGCAAAAGTCCGCGACAGCCGTTTCGATATTATCCTGATGGATATCATGATGCCGGTAATGGACGGCGTGCAGGCGACCTATGCCATTCGTGAGTTTGAACGCCTCAATGACTTGCCGCAGACACCCATCATTGCCCTGACGGCCAACGCCATGAAAGGCGATCAGGAACGTTATCTGGCGGATGGTATGCAAGGCTATGTCACCAAGCCGATCAATTTCCAGCGTCTGAAAAGTGAGATCCTGCGGGTCTATCAACCACGGGCAGAACGCTTGCCGCTGGCTGCCTCTGACGCCATGACGCTGGATGATTTCCTGGCATTGGCCGAGCCTTCTGCGGACCCTGACTCCCCCAAACCATCTTCTCACCGCAGTGCTGATACAAAGTCGTCAGGTCCGAACTCGGTGTGA